The following proteins are co-located in the Apium graveolens cultivar Ventura chromosome 5, ASM990537v1, whole genome shotgun sequence genome:
- the LOC141659465 gene encoding (S)-8-oxocitronellyl enol synthase ISY1-like encodes MFSFSQNFTTKKQSIKMSWWQLAAVGAARKPLNQENVALVVGITGISGNSLAEILPRPDTPGGPWKVYGVARRPRPLWDANHPVEYIQCDITNAEETESKLSPLKDVTHLFYATWTNRHDADENCEINAKMFKNVLDCVFSNAPRLQHVCLQTGIKHYFGSFEAFGTAAHDPPYTEDLPRLDAPIFYYNQEDILSEYVAKKDGLTWSVHRPGVIFGFSPYSMTNIICTICVYAAICKHEGAVLRFPGTKESWSSYSVASDADLIAEQEIWAAVDPNAKNEAFNCSNGDVFKWKHFWKVLAERFEVECGEFEDGDRLTLLELMKDKGSVWDEIVKQHKLVPTKLEDIGSWSHIDYLLGIENPLDTMNKSKEHGFFGYRNTKSSFISIIEKLKVSKFVP; translated from the exons ATGTTTTCATTTTCACAAAATTTCACAACCAAAAAACAATCTATCAAAATGAGCTGGTGGCAGTTAGCTGCAGTTGGCGCTGCAAGG AAACCTCTGAATCAAGAAAATGTGGCCCTGGTTGTGGGCATTACAGGCATTTCAGGCAACAGTCTGGCTGAGATTCTCCCTCGCCCTGACACTCCCGGAGGCCCTTGGAAAGTCTATGGCGTTGCTCGTCGTCCGAGACCGTTATGGGATGCAAACCACCCTGTTGAGTACATTCAGTGTGACATTACCAATGCTGAAGAAACTGAAAGCAAACTATCCCCCCTCAAAGATGTGACTCACCTCTTTTATGCCACTTGGACTAATAGACATGATGCAGATGAAAATTGCGAAATCAATGCTAAAATGTTTAAAAATGTGTTGGATTGTGTGTTTTCAAATGCACCAAGACTGCAACATGTTTGTTTACAAACTGGGATAAAGCATTATTTTGGTAGTTTTGAAGCTTTTGGGACAGCAGCACATGATCCTCCGTATACCGAAGATCTTCCAAGGCTAGATGCTCCAATTTTTTACTATAATCAAGAGGATATCTTGTCTGAATATGTAGCCAAAAAAGATGGCCTGACTTGGTCAGTCCATAGGCCTGGAGTTATATTTGGTTTTTCGCCTTACAGTATGACAAATATTATATGTACTATCTGTGTTTATGCTGCAATATGCAAACATGAGGGTGCAGTTCTGAGGTTTCCAGGGACTAAGGAATCTTGGAGTAGCTATTCAGTAGCCTCGGATGCTGACTTGATTGCtgagcaagagatatgggctgcAGTGGATCCAAACGCAAAAAATGAAGCGTTTAATTGCAGTAATGGAGATGTGTTCAAGTGGAAGCATTTCTGGAAGGTGCTGGCAGAGCGATTTGAGGTGGAATGCGGAGAATTTGAAGACGGAGATAGGTTGACACTACTGGAGTTGATGAAGGATAAAGGGAGTGTGTGGGATGAGATTGTAAAACAACACAAACTGGTGCCTACTAAGCTTGAAGATATTGGAAGTTGGTCACATATTGATTACCTTCTTGGCATTGAGAATCCTTTAGATACTATGAACAAGAGCAAGGAGCATGGATTCTTTGGTTATAGGAATACCAAATCCTCATTCATTTCTATTATTGAGAAGTTGAAAGTTTCCAAATTTGTTCCTTAG
- the LOC141723304 gene encoding 2-alkenal reductase (NADP(+)-dependent)-like: MGEMVQNKQILLKEYISTGYPKESDMVTQVSKMSLNVPHGSHGIVVKNLYLSIDPFIRYRMSKSDRGYIDSYTPGQPIEVYGVAKVLDSGTPKFKKDDLVWGFTGMEEYSFITDADSLFKIEHTDVPLSYYTGLLGMPGMTAYAGFYEVAAPKKGEFVFVSSAFGAIGQLVGQFAKLLGCYVVGSAGSKEKVDLLKNKFGFDEAFNYKEEEDLTAALKRYFPDGIDVCFENVGGKMLDAVLVNMRPHGRIAACGMISQYNLEKPEGIHNLLDVITKRLRFEGFVVFDYYHLYPKFLELVLPYIKEGKIKYMEDTAEGLESAPAAVLGLFSGRNVGKQVVVVARE, translated from the exons ATGGGTGAAATGGTGCAGAACAAGCAGATTTTACTGAAGGAATACATAAGCACAGGTTACCCTAAAGAGAGTGATATGGTTACTCAAGTTTCGAAAATGAGCTTGAATGTGCCTCATGGTTCTCATGGGATTGTTGTTAAGAATCTTTATTTGTCTATTGATCCGTTTATACGCTATCGTATGAGCAAATCTGATCGTGGCTATATTGACTCCTACACTCCTGGTCAG CCTATTGAGGTATATGGGGTGGCAAAAGTGCTGGATTCAGGGACGCCGAAGTTCAAGAAAGATGACTTGGTTTGGGGATTTACTGGAATGGAAGAGTATAGCTTCATTACAGATGCAGACAGTTTGTTTAAGATAGAGCACACTGATGTGCCTCTTTCCTACTACACAGGGTTATTAG GTATGCCAGGAATGACTGCTTACGCTGGTTTCTACGAGGTGGCTGCCCCAAAGAAAGGAGAATTTGTTTTTGTGTCATCAGCATTTGGAGCAATTGGTCAACTTGTTGGACAGTTTGCAAAGCTTTTGGGGTGCTATGTTGTTGGCAGTGCAGGAAGCAAAGAAAAG GTTGACCTTTTGAAGAATAAATTTGGATTCGATGAAGCTTTTAACTACAAGGAAGAGGAAGACCTAACTGCAGCATTGAAAAG GTACTTCCCTGACGGCATTGACGTTTGCTTCGAGAATGTTGGAGGAAAGATGCTCGATGCAGTGCTTGTTAACATGAGACCCCATGGACGCATTGCTGCGTGTGGGATGATCTCTCAGTACAACCTTGAAAAGCCTGAAGGCATACACAACTTACTGGACGTTATTACAAAGCGACTCCGCTTTGAAGGGTTTGTCGTATTTGATTACTACCATCTTTATCCCAAGTTTCTGGAGTTGGTTCTGCCATATATTAAGGAGGGGAAGATAAAATACATGGAAGACACAGCTGAAGGCCTGGAGAGTGCTCCTGCAGCTGTGCTTGGGCTTTTCTCTGGTCGTAACGTCGGTAAGCAAGTGGTGGTCGTTGCTCGTGAATGA